Genomic window (Oncorhynchus masou masou isolate Uvic2021 chromosome 9, UVic_Omas_1.1, whole genome shotgun sequence):
AGCTTATGATCTCTGCGAGATTTAGGGCTGTATTCAATCTGTATTGCTGAAGCTTGACCGATTGCATGATAGAAATGTGAAGGTAATTTCTGATTGAGAGGACATATAGTATGCAGTGTTTACCTAGATTGTAGTATCTGCTAACGCAGGAACATTACCTTTAAATTTCAACTACGCAGTAACTTAGAGTGACTTTGGTGCATGATTTGTGGCTTACATCTGAAACTGGGTTAATTGTTCTATAATGGCCTGGATTGGTAAATTAATTACCTTATATTATACAAATGTTAATTAGGTAGAATGATTATGTAGGGCTTTATTCAATCCGTATTgaagactgcattcacggtaaatgaTGCAATCACTGAAATGTATGAAAGTGCCTTATAAATGAATATTGTGCAATCTGTAGCTCTTCAGAGATCCAGATTGAAAAGAGATCCTAGTATTTTAACATGATCCATTTTTTGTTCGACAGATTTGTGCTTTCATACTTTGTCTCCCCCTAAAGGCTATAGCGAGTAGAAAGCAGGTCTGTGATGTTTTTTTATTCTTCAGATGTCAGTCCTCTTGTCTGTCAAGGAGGCTTTGATGTCGTCGGCATCATGTCCTCTTAACATGGGATTCATTTTTTTTACGCCCCTCTAGACCATGGTGAGGACAAAGCTCCTTTTATACCACATAGTCTGGCCAAGCAAATAATAAGGCCAGCAAATACAGGTCTCAATTTACAGTTATACCTatcattatttatttgtttagAGTTGCATAGGAAGGTAGAGTGTACAGTAATTAAAGTGTCGGTACACATTGCTGTAATTACCACTAGTAGGCCCTATAGCGATTTTGATTTGTGAGTTGTGTAACATGTTGACATTTCTAtacatcatatatatatataatatatatatataaacaaactCAAATATATTGTGGCACACTACTGAATTATAGTTATTATACGAGTTCTCACTTGTGAGGTTTGCTGCATCCGTGGTAAATGATGCAATTACTGAAAGTATGAAAGTACCTTTTAAATgaatattaaccctaaccctacctataCTGTAATTCCACTTTTTCCACAATatgtggggaggggggtggggggggacagCAGTGGTGAATGTCTGCAACAACTGTCGATGTCTAGGGACCACCAATAGGACCTTCAACGGACAATATGTACAGCCCAGAATATCAGATCAAAAGTACAAGGTTGTGTCAATGAGGTTCCCAGAAAAACTGACATTTCAGCAATTCAAAGGATGTCTACGGCTTTGGATACACATTAACCGAACTACAAATATTTAAACATTGATTCCCTGGTAGCCCATTGCCACAGTTATACTCAAATAAGTGGCAGTTCATTATAGTTAAGGCTCTATTCAATAACATCTACTTCAATAACATCTGCGTTATATCTAAAGCGGgtattgccattggctgcacggagTCGCATTAATGACAAAGATACGTGGTGGTTGATTATGAACATAGGCTGCTAAAATGTCTTTAATTTGGAATTGGGCTAATTTGGAATGGGATATCCAGTGAGTTCACCTAAGAGTAGGCAAACAAGAACGGTTCAAATGACGCAAATGGAGGTGGGCCGGATGTTGATAGAGCCTATAAATACTTGATTTCTCACAGAGTTTGAGTAAACCAACAGAATAAGATAACATTTTTGCTTTCATTTGGGATCATTTGGATAACCATGAGTGGTGGATGTCCATACTTCGAGAAAAGGCACTTGTACGTATTCATTATTGCGTTTCAAATTCTGTTTTTATTCAAAAAGAAATTGTAACAAAAGCATCCTATAATGATTCCAAATAAATCAATAGATGCTATagttatatttattattattaataataattgtATGACATTAGCTAATCAATACCATTACATTTGTATTTTTCATTCCCAAGGCTATTCAAGAGCAAGCTGCATctagaagaggaagaggaagacgacTCTCAAGAAGGAATCAACAAGGCCAGCAAAGGTGGCATCATCTATGGTGACTACCTTCAGGTAAAGCGTTCACCATGGTCATCTAGTTTAATCAAACTTCGTCTTCTACGAGGTTTTCGACATGGTATCTTTTCGTTCTGCGGATAGAAGCTGCATGGCCAACATAAGGGATGGAAATTAAGTACAATATTCATTATGGATTAGCTGTGGTACTAAATGAAAAAAATCTGTTCCGTTATAGCTTGACAAGGTTGTGACCGCCCAAGTTCTCCAGAGTGAACTGAAGGGGAACAAAATCCACGATGAGCATCTTTTCATTGTCACACATCAAGGCACAGTATATGTTTGTGGTCAAATATAATCAAGATTTGAGAATCAATAATGGAATTGTAATCATAGAATGCATGCATTCCCTTATCACAGGGATTGGGGTCTGTTCCATTTGAAATCCAGTCAATTCAAGAGATGAGTTTAACCTTTAATTGTAGTTGCACCTACTTGTGGAAGACTTGGAATATCAATTCACTATCAACTTTCCATCAACAAATGATCAATTTCATTGCATTGCAAAGGTGGGACATTATGATTCATTGCATTTTTAtcattttatttcagcttatgaactCTGGTTCAAGCAGATTCTATGGGAACTGGATTCAGTGCGAGAGATTTTCATCAGTGGACATGTAAGCACCTTAGAAAGCAAGAGTACACTGGCAAACATTTTCTTTGTGTAATAAAAGTTATACAATTGTTGATTTCAATCCCAGCAAATTGTTTTTCTTTTCTAAATATAACCtttagttaactaggcaagttagttaagaacaaattcttagttacaatgacagcctactggggaacagtcggttaactgccttttcaggggcagaacgacagacttttaccttgtcagctcaggattcAGATCAAGCAACCTTGCGGtgactggcccaacgctttaaccactaggctacctgcagccccaacATATAATTCATAAACGCTTAAAATACAATATGaatcctttttttttttacctcattaAGCCATGAAATGTAAACAATGTCAATGACCTAAGTCTTTGTTTGTGGGTGTGAAAATGTGGGCTTTTTTTCTGTCCAATGCAGTCCAATTGCGGGGACCCTTTTTGCATCAGGAGCGCCCCCTAGAGGCCAAAAAGTTAGAGCTCATCTTTAATAGTAATGTTTCACCAGGTTCGCGATGAACGCAACATGCTGAAGGTCAACACCCGCATACACAGGATTGTTATGATCTTCAGGCTGCTGGTCGACCAGTTCGCCGTACTCGAGACAATGACCGCCTTGGACTTCTATGACTTCAGGTAAACCCCATAGATAACCCATGGATAATTTTTAGATTTTATTGACCTTATAAAATTATACCCTCTTTACATATTTAACACACATTACTTTTGTGTGTTGTAGAGAGTACCTGTCCCCTGCCTCCGGGTTCCAAAGTCTCCAGTTCCGTCTGTTGGAGAACAAGATTGGGGTCCCTGACAACCTGAGAGTCCCCTACAACAGGCGCCACTACAGGGACAACTTCAAAGGACATGAGAGTGAGATGCTGCTTAGATCTGAGAAGGAGCCTTGCCTGCTGAAATTGGTGGAGGTGTGTGAAAAGCAAAATAAATACTGAAACATTTTCAAATAGATCCTGTTTAAATACTTAGTAATGTTATTTCCCACACTTGATATTATAGCAATATTGAGCAATACTGTTTGTTGTCCTATTCAGAAATGGCTGGAAAGGACCCCAGGTCTTGAAGAGGATGGGTTTAACTTTTGGGTTAAACTGGAAGCCAACATCTTTGAAGGGTTGAGtcttgaaaaaaataaaatagaggTATTGGCTGTTTCAAAATAATCTAGTACCAAAAACTCACAACATCGCTTCTCATTAGGTTACTTACAGATAAAATAATCTGACCAAAAACTACAATAGTTATTGTCCTTTGGCAGAAAATGCAAGACTccgaggagaaggaggagatgaTGGAAGAGATGACGAAACAAAAAGAGCTATTTACTTCTCTGTTTGATGTCAAAAGACATGAGCATCTTTTGGGCAAAGGTGAGTGTTTAGCACCTAGCGCAAACACAAACTGCCTCAACAATTCAATCCCAATAATTAGTAAAAATTACAGGACCCAGGTCTAAGAAACCATCTCACTTCCTGTTGTTTAATCAGGTGAGAGACGGATCTCCTACAAAGCTCTCCAAGGAGCTCTGATGATCTACTTCTACAGGTAAGAAGGGTTTTCTTACAGTTATTTTAGACAGGCTTGTGTCTGTTCACCATTTGAGATGTAATTACTACATTGTGGATTGTTAGGGAGGAGCCCAGGTTCCAGGTTCCCTTCCAACTCCTGTCCAACCTGATGGACATTGATACCCTCATGACAAAATGGAGATGTAAGTAACACCAAAACACATTTTATGTAAAGAACAGTTTACTTCGTCACATTTCATTCAAACAGTGTCTGCATGTACAGGCTTCCCTTACACCATCTGTATTTTCTACTAGATGCTAAACGTACTTTGAACTGTTTAGACCAGTGGTATTCAAAGTCAGGGTCGGGGGGAAGAGAAATAGTGGGAtgagaaaaataaaatacaaaattaaGAGTACAGATTATCATTGTATGGGATCATTATACAAACGTTTTTGAGAAAGATAATTTGAAAATGATTGAGTAAATACCTTTACTGGTTTCTTTTCATTTTGATAAGATATGAGAATGTAATAAATTAAGGTTATTTGTTAATGTAAACCATTTTAGggttgtcattagatttggggtggggtTGTGAGAAATTCTTAGGGGGGGAAAAAATGGGGTCCCAATAAATTCTGGTGGAAAAAATGGTGTCCCCgctgaaaaagtttgaatacCACTGGTCTAGACTATAATTTCACTGTCAATTGACCTGGAGCTGTTATATTAACAAGTGCAATATTTATCTTATGTGTCACAGACAACCACGTGTGCATGGTGCACAGAATGATTGGCAGCAAAGCAGGCACCGGAGGCTCATCTGGCTACCACTATCTGCGCTCTACTGTCAGGTATGTCCTGTCTGTCATATATGATTGGCTATTGAAATAAACTGCATCCAAGAGTTACTGTCAAGCATGTCATTATATACCCCTTCAAGAATGAGCTAAGTAGGTGTTTTTCTTCTCTCTAACACAGTGATCGATACAAAGTCTTTGTGGATCTCTTCAACCTGGCCATGTTTTTGATACCTCGGCATTGGGTGCCTAAACTAGACCCCAATGAGCACACCTTCCTGTTCACCGCAGAGTACTGTGACAGCTCCTACTGCAGTAGTGAGGATTCAGACTAGCAGACTGTCGCAACTGTCTAAAGTGGT
Coding sequences:
- the LOC135545979 gene encoding tryptophan 2,3-dioxygenase A-like; its protein translation is MSGGCPYFEKRHLLFKSKLHLEEEEEDDSQEGINKASKGGIIYGDYLQLDKVVTAQVLQSELKGNKIHDEHLFIVTHQAYELWFKQILWELDSVREIFISGHVRDERNMLKVNTRIHRIVMIFRLLVDQFAVLETMTALDFYDFREYLSPASGFQSLQFRLLENKIGVPDNLRVPYNRRHYRDNFKGHESEMLLRSEKEPCLLKLVEKWLERTPGLEEDGFNFWVKLEANIFEGLSLEKNKIEKMQDSEEKEEMMEEMTKQKELFTSLFDVKRHEHLLGKGERRISYKALQGALMIYFYREEPRFQVPFQLLSNLMDIDTLMTKWRYNHVCMVHRMIGSKAGTGGSSGYHYLRSTVSDRYKVFVDLFNLAMFLIPRHWVPKLDPNEHTFLFTAEYCDSSYCSSEDSD